GTCGTCGACGAGGATCCGGTCGCCCGGCGAGACGTCGCGCGCCAGGTGCCGGTAGTTCACCGGGATCTCGCCCGCGCGGGCCTCGTTCTCGGGAGCGAGCAGAAGGCGTTCGCCGCGATGCACTTCCCGCCCTCCTCCGGGAAACGTCCCGGTGCGGATCTTCGGGCCTGAGAGGTCGAACACGATCGGAATCGGCCGGCCGAGCTCCCTTTCGAGACGCCGCACCGCCTCGATCCTCGACCGGTGCGCCGCCGCGTCGCCGTGCGACGCGTTCAGGCGCACGATGTCGACGCCCGCCGCGAGGACGGAGCGGAGCACGCCGGGAACGTCGGTCGAGGGGCCGAGGGTGGCCACGATCTTCGTGCGCCGGAATGCGGCGCGGCGGCGGGTCACGCGAGCGCGCGCCCGGCGAGCTTCTCGAGAACGGCGATCGGGGCGCGATCCGGGACCGCGAGCGAGCGGCGCGCGATCCGGACCGTCTGCTCGATGGCGAACCGTCCCGAGAGCACCGCGTGGCTGACCGTGTCGGTGTAGACCATCCACGACGAGCCCGGCGGAAATCGGAATTCGTCGGCCGGAGCGCTCCGCTGGTACCCGTCGTCGCTCTTGAGGAAATCGTGGAAGAGGAGCACGAAGCGATCGTACGCCGAGTGGGCGGCGACGGGGAGACCGAGCGCCGCTCCCCATCGGCGCGCCCGCGAGACGAGGCCGCCGCGCTCGGCTTTCGCGAGCAGCCCCGAGGCGCGCGCGAACCGCTCGGCGAGCGCCGGGAAGACCTCCGAACCCGTCTTCCAATGCCGCGGATTTTCCGGGTTGACGTTCGTGAAGAACCGCAGGATCCGGTCGCCGCGGGTCGGCCGGGTGGGAGACGCGTCGACGTGCAGCCGGTCGTTGCGCTTCGACGCGGACAGATCGCGCCCCGCCTCCTCGAGCCGACGAAAGCTCGCGTAATCGACCGTCCAGGCCGCAGCGTAGCGCGGGAACAACCCGCCGAGAAACGCGATGGTGCTCTTCGAATAGCGGCGGAGGACGTCGCGCAGGCGCACGCCGCCACCGGGATTTCCGGCGGTGAAACCGCTGACGCGTTCCTGCGCCGGCCGGTACGCGATGTTCTTGTGGTATGCGGCGCGGGTCTGCCGAAGGCTCAGAAGGAACTCGCGGTCTTGCGCCGCGATCGCGATCGGGAAGCACGGAAAGGAGAGGATCGCCCCTCCGTCGAGCGCCCGCTGGATCTCGGCTCGGGCCTCATCGCGAAGGGCCCGCGGATCCGGAATCTCGACGACCGCCGCCATGGCGCGGATTCTAACCAAGCTCGAGGCCGCTCGCCCGAGCTCGTCCCTTTTTCCGGACCGCCGGAAAATCACCGGCCCGGAAATTGCTGCCCGAAAGCGCCGGAGGGCTCGCATGACGCGAAAGACGCTTCCCATCATCGGAACCCTTCCCATCCTCGCTCTCCTGGTCGGTTGCCTCGTTCCTCCACCCCCCGGCGTCGCGTACGTTCGGCGCCCGCCGCCGCCCGCGCGGGTCGAAGTGATCGAGCGATCTCCCGGCCCGGACTACGTCTGGATCGGCGGGCATCAGGCGTGGGTCGCCGGCACGTACGTCTGGAGCCCGGGGCACTGGGAGAGACGGCCGCGCGCCCGCGCGCGATGGGTGCCCGGGCACTGGAGGCACAACCGGAGCGGGTATTACTGGGTCGAAGGCCACTGGAGGTAGCAAGCGCGGCGATGCATCGAGCCGGGCGCGCGCGTCTTCCCGGTCGGCGGCTCGATGTACGGCTTTCGGTACGCCTTCACCGCCGCCCGGAAACCCGCATCCCGCCGGGCTCGCGCCTCGCCGCGCTTTCGGGTGGTTCTGAACCGAGAGGCGTTGTCGCGGGAATCAGGGGAATAACCGGGGCCGCAA
The window above is part of the Thermoanaerobaculia bacterium genome. Proteins encoded here:
- a CDS encoding pyruvate kinase; protein product: MTRRRAAFRRTKIVATLGPSTDVPGVLRSVLAAGVDIVRLNASHGDAAAHRSRIEAVRRLERELGRPIPIVFDLSGPKIRTGTFPGGGREVHRGERLLLAPENEARAGEIPVNYRHLARDVSPGDRILVDD
- a CDS encoding Kdo hydroxylase family protein, translated to MAAVVEIPDPRALRDEARAEIQRALDGGAILSFPCFPIAIAAQDREFLLSLRQTRAAYHKNIAYRPAQERVSGFTAGNPGGGVRLRDVLRRYSKSTIAFLGGLFPRYAAAWTVDYASFRRLEEAGRDLSASKRNDRLHVDASPTRPTRGDRILRFFTNVNPENPRHWKTGSEVFPALAERFARASGLLAKAERGGLVSRARRWGAALGLPVAAHSAYDRFVLLFHDFLKSDDGYQRSAPADEFRFPPGSSWMVYTDTVSHAVLSGRFAIEQTVRIARRSLAVPDRAPIAVLEKLAGRALA